One genomic window of Gossypium hirsutum isolate 1008001.06 chromosome D11, Gossypium_hirsutum_v2.1, whole genome shotgun sequence includes the following:
- the LOC107913690 gene encoding splicing factor SF3a60 homolog isoform X2 produces MSSTLLEVTRAAHEDVEQLERLMVKDLQNDPPTAKDKLYQSHRVRNNIDTIISTTEKLIEIYEDKDNARKDEIAALGGQTATGINVFSAFYDRLKEIREYHRKHPAARLVNVNEEDEALLKEEPVIEFSGEEAFGRYLDLHELFNQYINSKFGSKIEYSAYLDVFSQPHNIPWKLKSTREYMENLLEYLIYFFQRTEPLQDLDRIFSKVEAEFEEQWANGRVQGWEKQGQENEDDPAQHTMIDLDYYSTVEELMEVGPEKLKEALASLGLKTGGTVQQRAERLFLTKHTPLEKLDKKHFAKGSHGPRQNGSTAVSQDINSLKHIALMEAKMKKLSDLLSKTIEQTKENVVKKQALTYEEMEQEREEEETQVDTESDDEDQQIYNPLKLPMGWDGKPIPYWLYKLHGLGQEFKCEICGNYSYWGRRAFERHFKEWRHQHGMRCLGIPNTKNFNEITNIQEAQELWEKIRERQGVNKWRPDLEEEYEDKEGNIYNKKTYTDLQRQGLI; encoded by the exons ATGTCGTCGACTCTACTCGAGGTGACTCGGGCTGCTCATGAAGATGTGGAACAGCTTGAGCGGCTCATGGTGAAGGACCTGCAAAATGATCCGCCTACTGCCAAAGATAAATTGTATCAGAGCCACCGCGTCCGCAATAATATTGACACCATCATCTCCACCACTGAGAAGCTA ATTGAGATATACGAAGATAAAGACAATGCTAGGAAAGATGAAATTGCTGCTCTTGGAGGTCAAACGGCTACTGGAATTAATGTCTTTAGTGCATTTTATGATAGATTGAAGGAG ATTCGTGAGTACCATAGAAAGCACCCAGCTGCTCGACTTGTCAATGTTAATGAAGAGGATGAGGCTTTACTTAAGGAAGAACCAGTTATTGAGTTCAGTGGCGAG GAAGCCTTTGGTCGGTACCTGGACCTGCACGAATTGTTCAATCAGTACATTAATTCTAAATTTGGATCCAAAATTGAATACTCAGCTTACCTCGACGTCTTTTCACAGCCGCACAATATCCCTTGGAAATTGAAGTCAACAAG GGAGTACATGGAGAATTTGCTGGAGTATCTTATTTACTTCTTTCAGAGGACTGAACCACTGCAAGATCTTGACAGAATCTTTTCCAAG GTTGAGGCTGAGTTTGAGGAGCAGTGGGCTAATGGCCGGGTACAAGGATGGGAAAAGCAAGGTCAAGAAAATGAAGATGATCCTGCGCAACATACCATGATTGACCTTGATTATTACAGTACAGTTGAAGAGCTTATGGAAGTGGGTCCAGAAAAGTTAAAGGAG GCTTTGGCATCATTAGGACTAAAAACTGGTGGTACTGTCCAGCAGCGTGCAGAGAGGCTTTTCCTAACCAAG CACACCCCACTGGAAAAGCTGGACAAAAAACATTTTGCAAAAGGCTCACACGGACCTCGACAAAATGGGTCTACTGCAGTTTCACAAGACATTAACAGTCTGAAACATATTGCATTGATGGAGGCCAAGATGAAGAAACTCTCTGATTTACTGAGTAAG ACAATtgaacaaacaaaagaaaatgtggtAAAGAAGCAAGCATTGACGTATGAGGAAATGGAACAAGAACGTGAGGAG GAAGAGACACAAGTTGACACGGAaagtgatgatgaagatcaaCAGATCTATAATCCTCTTAAATTGCCAATGGGTTGGGATGGCAAGCCTATACCTTACTGGCTTTACAAACTTCATGGTCTTGGTCAG GAGTTTAAGTGTGAGATTTGTGGGAACTACAGCTACTGGGGCCGTCGGGCTTTTGAGAGGCATTTCAAAGAATGGCGGCATCAGCATGGCATGCGATGCCTTGGTATTCCTAACACCAAGAACTTTAATGAAATCACCAATATTCAG GAAGCACAAGAATTGTGGGAGAAGATACGAGAACGGCAAGGAGTGAACAAGTGGCGTCCAGATCTTGAAGAAGAATACGAAGATAAAGAGGGCAACATTTATAACAAGAAGACGTATACCGATCTGCAGCGGCAGGGACTGATTTAA
- the LOC107913690 gene encoding splicing factor SF3a60 homolog isoform X1 produces the protein MSSTLLEVTRAAHEDVEQLERLMVKDLQNDPPTAKDKLYQSHRVRNNIDTIISTTEKLIEIYEDKDNARKDEIAALGGQTATGINVFSAFYDRLKEIREYHRKHPAARLVNVNEEDEALLKEEPVIEFSGEEAFGRYLDLHELFNQYINSKFGSKIEYSAYLDVFSQPHNIPWKLKSTRQFREYMENLLEYLIYFFQRTEPLQDLDRIFSKVEAEFEEQWANGRVQGWEKQGQENEDDPAQHTMIDLDYYSTVEELMEVGPEKLKEALASLGLKTGGTVQQRAERLFLTKHTPLEKLDKKHFAKGSHGPRQNGSTAVSQDINSLKHIALMEAKMKKLSDLLSKTIEQTKENVVKKQALTYEEMEQEREEEETQVDTESDDEDQQIYNPLKLPMGWDGKPIPYWLYKLHGLGQEFKCEICGNYSYWGRRAFERHFKEWRHQHGMRCLGIPNTKNFNEITNIQEAQELWEKIRERQGVNKWRPDLEEEYEDKEGNIYNKKTYTDLQRQGLI, from the exons ATGTCGTCGACTCTACTCGAGGTGACTCGGGCTGCTCATGAAGATGTGGAACAGCTTGAGCGGCTCATGGTGAAGGACCTGCAAAATGATCCGCCTACTGCCAAAGATAAATTGTATCAGAGCCACCGCGTCCGCAATAATATTGACACCATCATCTCCACCACTGAGAAGCTA ATTGAGATATACGAAGATAAAGACAATGCTAGGAAAGATGAAATTGCTGCTCTTGGAGGTCAAACGGCTACTGGAATTAATGTCTTTAGTGCATTTTATGATAGATTGAAGGAG ATTCGTGAGTACCATAGAAAGCACCCAGCTGCTCGACTTGTCAATGTTAATGAAGAGGATGAGGCTTTACTTAAGGAAGAACCAGTTATTGAGTTCAGTGGCGAG GAAGCCTTTGGTCGGTACCTGGACCTGCACGAATTGTTCAATCAGTACATTAATTCTAAATTTGGATCCAAAATTGAATACTCAGCTTACCTCGACGTCTTTTCACAGCCGCACAATATCCCTTGGAAATTGAAGTCAACAAG GCAATTCAGGGAGTACATGGAGAATTTGCTGGAGTATCTTATTTACTTCTTTCAGAGGACTGAACCACTGCAAGATCTTGACAGAATCTTTTCCAAG GTTGAGGCTGAGTTTGAGGAGCAGTGGGCTAATGGCCGGGTACAAGGATGGGAAAAGCAAGGTCAAGAAAATGAAGATGATCCTGCGCAACATACCATGATTGACCTTGATTATTACAGTACAGTTGAAGAGCTTATGGAAGTGGGTCCAGAAAAGTTAAAGGAG GCTTTGGCATCATTAGGACTAAAAACTGGTGGTACTGTCCAGCAGCGTGCAGAGAGGCTTTTCCTAACCAAG CACACCCCACTGGAAAAGCTGGACAAAAAACATTTTGCAAAAGGCTCACACGGACCTCGACAAAATGGGTCTACTGCAGTTTCACAAGACATTAACAGTCTGAAACATATTGCATTGATGGAGGCCAAGATGAAGAAACTCTCTGATTTACTGAGTAAG ACAATtgaacaaacaaaagaaaatgtggtAAAGAAGCAAGCATTGACGTATGAGGAAATGGAACAAGAACGTGAGGAG GAAGAGACACAAGTTGACACGGAaagtgatgatgaagatcaaCAGATCTATAATCCTCTTAAATTGCCAATGGGTTGGGATGGCAAGCCTATACCTTACTGGCTTTACAAACTTCATGGTCTTGGTCAG GAGTTTAAGTGTGAGATTTGTGGGAACTACAGCTACTGGGGCCGTCGGGCTTTTGAGAGGCATTTCAAAGAATGGCGGCATCAGCATGGCATGCGATGCCTTGGTATTCCTAACACCAAGAACTTTAATGAAATCACCAATATTCAG GAAGCACAAGAATTGTGGGAGAAGATACGAGAACGGCAAGGAGTGAACAAGTGGCGTCCAGATCTTGAAGAAGAATACGAAGATAAAGAGGGCAACATTTATAACAAGAAGACGTATACCGATCTGCAGCGGCAGGGACTGATTTAA